Proteins encoded by one window of Juglans regia cultivar Chandler chromosome 15, Walnut 2.0, whole genome shotgun sequence:
- the LOC109011801 gene encoding transcription factor VIP1-like: MVECPLGPVQILFNSTLAFSLSFARPTRHHLLSPPPQPNHRTSTAQPPLPPSAPRKMDPQFAGKPLAGLDIDQMPETPHRGSHHRRAHSDTSFRLPNLDDLLLFDPSDLDLSSLPSPSPTAGGAPMPIDSSSKSSDESNKPRPSSKPSAGPIGHHFRSLSVDSDFFDGLGLGDEKVVVGEKRVHHHRHSNSMDGSFEADSAMVIMDGVKTAMGPDRLAELSLIDPKRAKRILANRQSAARSKERKIRYTSELERKVQTLQSEATTLSAQVTLLQRDTTGLTAENKELKLRLQAMEEQSHLRDALNEALREEVQRLKIAAGQLSAASSNPFNRGLPPQYSSQQPALHHFGSPPSQQQLHVMQSSTRDQTSNGQPRPSFMDFNQGS, translated from the exons CCCCACAACCAAACCACCGCACTTCAACTGCCCAACCACCATTACCACCATCAGCTCCGAGAAAAATGGACCCGCAGTTCGCCGGAAAGCCACTGGCAGGATTAGACATCGATCAGATGCCTGAGACCCCCCACCGAGGCTCCCACCACCGCCGGGCCCACTCTGACACCTCCTTCCGCTTGCCGAACTTGGACGACCTCCTCCTCTTCGACCCCTCTGATCTCGACCTCTCCTCCCTCCCCTCCCCTTCACCCACTGCCGGTGGAGCTCCCATGCCCATCGATTCCTCCTCCAAGTCCTCCGACGAGTCCAACAAGCCCAGGCCCTCTTCCAAGCCCTCTGCCGGGCCCATCGGCCACCACTTCCGGAGCCTATCCGTGGACTCCGACTTCTTCGATGGCCTTGGCCTTGGCGACGAGAAAGTGGTGGTGGGGGAGAAGAGGGTGCACCATCACAGGCACAGCAACTCGATGGATGGGTCGTTTGAGGCCGACTCGGCCATGGTGATTATGGACGGTGTGAAGACGGCCATGGGGCCTGATAGACTCGCTGAGCTTTCTCTGATTGATCCCAAAAGAGCTAAAAG GATTCTAGCTAATAGGCAATCCGCCGCTCGTTCAAAGGAAAGGAAGATACGTTATACTAGTGAGCTGGAGAGGAAGGTACAGACGCTTCAGTCGGAAGCAACCACCCTCTCTGCGCAGGTCACTTTGCTACAG AGAGACACTACTGGCTTGACTGCTGAGAATAAGGAACTCAAACTGCGATTACAAGCTATGGAGGAACAATCACATCTTAGAGATG CTCTGAATGAAGCATTGAGGGAAGAAGTGCAGAGGTTGAAGATAGCAGCAGGCCAACTTTCAGCTGCAAGCAGCAACCCTTTCAACAGAGGGTTACCCCCTCAATATTCCTCCCAGCAGCCAGCCTTGCATCACTTTGGTAGCCCTCCGTCCCAGCAACAGCTTCATGTGATGCAATCATCTACCAGGGACCAGACTTCAAATGGGCAGCCTCGCCCTAGCTTTATGGACTTTAACCAAGGGAGCTAG
- the LOC109011849 gene encoding abscisic acid 8'-hydroxylase 1-like, whose protein sequence is MDLSILLALVLLSIFVLSAFILLKKTWASPKEMEEIPGSLGWPIVGESFSFISSFSSPSGIFSFMNNRQKRYGKVFKSFVLGRFTVFMTGREASKILLTGKDGMVSLNLFYTGQQVLGPSSLLQTTGEAHKRIRRLIAEPLSIDGLKKYFQFINMLAVQTLDQWPGRTVLVLEEASTFTLKVIGNMIMSLEPTGEEQEKFRANFKLISSSFASMPFKIPGTAFYKGIKARDRMYAMLDSTISKRRNGESIQQDFLESLVMKHSKGAGGGDAEEKLTDSQLKDNILTLLVAGHDTTTAALTWLIKFLGENPAVLEQLREEHRKIQANREVGEYLTWSEVNSMPYTNKVISETLRRATILPWYSRKAAQDFEIGGYNIKKGWSINLDVVSIHHDPGVFPNPQKFDPSRFDVPLRPFSYLGFGSGPRMCPGINLAKLEICIFIHYLVCRYKWRPLEKDESVQPTLVRMPKNKYPILVEPV, encoded by the exons ATGGATTTGAGCATCTTACTTGCCTTGGTGCTCCTGTCCATTTTTGTGCTTTCAGCTTTCATCTTGCTGAAGAAAACATGGGCTTCACCAAAAGAAATGGAGGAAATCCCAGGTAGCTTGGGTTGGCCTATTGTAGGTGAAAGCTTCTCATTCATTTCGAGCTTTTCTAGTCCATCTGGTATTTTCAGCTTCATGAACAACAGGCAGAAGAG GTATGGAAAAGTATTCAAATCTTTCGTCTTGGGGAGATTCACTGTCTTCATGACAGGGAGAGAAGCAAGCAAGATATTGCTAACAGGAAAAGATGGGATGGTGAGCTTGAACCTCTTCTATACAGGTCAGCAGGTGCTAGGCCCTTCCAGCTTGCTCCAGACCACCGGAGAAGCACATAAACGGATTAGACGGCTGATTGCTGAGCCCCTGTCAATTGATGGCCTGAAGAAATATTTCCAATTCATCAATATGCTGGCAGTCCAGACGTTGGATCAATGGCCTGGACGAACAGTTCTTGTTCTTGAAGAGGCTTCTACA TTCACTCTCAAAGTGATTGGAAACATGATAATGAGCTTAGAGCCCACAGGCGAGGAGCAGGAAAAATTTCGGGCcaatttcaaactcatttcttcctcatttgCATCTATGCCATTTAAAATTCCAGGGACAGCTTTTTATAAGGGTATCAAG GCACGGGATAGGATGTACGCCATGTTAGATTCCACAATTTCCAAGAGAAGAAATGGAGAAAGCATCCAACAAGATTTCCTGGAATCATTGGTAATGAAACATAGCAAAGGAGCAGGTGGAGGAGATGCTGAAGAAAAACTCACTGATTCACAGTTGAAAGACAATATCCTAACTCTGTTAGTTGCTGGTCACGACACCACAACTGCTGCTCTCACATGGCTGATCAAATTCCTTGGAGAAAATCCTGCAGTTCTGGAACAACTCAGG GAGGAACACAGAAAAATCCAAGCAAACAGAGAGGTTGGAGAATATCTCACATGGTCTGAAGTTAACAGTATGCCTTACACCAACAAA GTAATTAGTGAAACTCTTAGGAGAGCCACGATATTACCTTGGTATTCAAGAAAAGCAGCCCAGGATTTTGAGATTGGCG GATACAACATCAAGAAAGGTTGGTCAATTAACCTGGATGTCGTGTCCATCCACCATGACCCAGGAGTTTTCCCCAATCCCCAAAAGTTTGACCCTTCCAGATTTGAT GTACCACTAAGGCCTTTCAGCTATCTTGGTTTTGGTAGTGGACCGCGTATGTGCCCTGGAATCAACCTGGCCAAacttgaaatatgcattttcattcattACCTGGTCTGCAGATACAA GTGGAGACCTCTGGAGAAAGATGAATCAGTGCAACCAACACTTGTACGAATGCCAAAAAACAAGTATCCAATTCTTGTTGAGCCTGTGTGA